One part of the Sorangiineae bacterium MSr11954 genome encodes these proteins:
- a CDS encoding M28 family peptidase → MDEIDEAISESFPASDPPAWTAMHTGTPAPVGPGLVPEREIAAWIEADVRKLAVDLGERNDRSEDGRARLRGALEHVRATLRRAGSNHALTYYPVGEHEGIHNIEVTLRGAKEAHRHVVVGAHIDTARGAPGADDNASGVAVLLALARILTPGQSFERTVHLVVFVNEEPPHTRRRSMGSLDYVRRLRREGAAIAGMVSLESLGFDPETRPEDARWLGRRFGGLYFVSNLASRLWLDRAHAAFEAGCDLRARKIAAPGFLPGVRASDHWAFWKMGAPALMVTDGGPLVYRHDHRPSDTLEKVNLPKLAHMVPGIASMLARLAGGHAGANTTFGIPA, encoded by the coding sequence ATGGACGAAATCGACGAAGCCATCTCCGAATCGTTCCCCGCCAGCGATCCGCCTGCTTGGACGGCCATGCACACGGGGACACCGGCGCCGGTGGGCCCTGGATTGGTCCCGGAGCGCGAAATTGCCGCGTGGATCGAGGCCGATGTGCGCAAGCTCGCGGTCGACTTGGGCGAGCGAAACGATCGCTCCGAGGACGGGCGCGCCCGCCTTCGCGGCGCCCTCGAGCACGTGCGCGCGACCTTGCGGCGCGCGGGCTCGAACCATGCGCTCACGTATTATCCCGTTGGGGAGCACGAGGGCATCCACAACATCGAGGTGACATTGCGCGGCGCGAAGGAGGCGCATCGGCACGTGGTGGTGGGCGCGCACATCGATACGGCGCGCGGGGCGCCGGGCGCGGACGACAATGCGTCGGGGGTGGCGGTGCTGCTGGCCCTGGCGCGAATTTTGACCCCCGGGCAAAGCTTCGAGCGCACGGTCCATCTGGTGGTCTTCGTGAACGAGGAGCCGCCGCATACGCGACGGCGATCGATGGGGAGCCTGGATTACGTGCGCCGATTGCGCCGGGAGGGCGCCGCGATCGCCGGCATGGTGAGCCTGGAGAGCCTCGGGTTCGACCCGGAGACCCGGCCCGAGGATGCGCGATGGCTGGGACGCCGGTTCGGTGGCCTCTACTTCGTGTCGAACCTCGCCTCGAGGCTCTGGCTCGATCGCGCACACGCCGCCTTCGAAGCCGGGTGCGATCTGCGGGCGCGCAAGATCGCGGCGCCGGGGTTTTTGCCCGGTGTTCGCGCGTCCGACCATTGGGCGTTCTGGAAAATGGGGGCTCCGGCGCTGATGGTGACCGACGGGGGGCCGCTCGTCTACCGACATGACCATCGGCCTTCGGACACCCTCGAAAAGGTGAACCTGCCGAAGCTCGCGCACATGGTGCCGGGCATCGCGTCCATGCTGGCCCGACTCGCCGGAGGGCACGCGGGCGCGAACACGACCTTCGGCATTCCCGCGTGA
- a CDS encoding alpha-glucosidase C-terminal domain-containing protein — protein MSPITVGRSGPSAARTKSASPASSDPALAVGSKRLLASSDDVLVYERTEQASRLLVALNFSAEERAADLAGKSGVVLLSTYLDHRGDVVQGELRLRANEGVLVELAP, from the coding sequence GTGTCCCCCATCACGGTTGGCCGCTCTGGGCCATCGGCGGCCAGGACAAAAAGCGCATCGCCAGCAAGCTCGGACCCTGCCCTCGCGGTCGGCTCCAAGCGGCTCCTCGCGAGCTCGGACGACGTGCTCGTCTACGAGCGCACCGAGCAAGCGAGCCGGCTCTTGGTCGCGCTCAATTTCAGCGCCGAGGAGAGGGCCGCGGATCTTGCAGGCAAGAGCGGCGTGGTTCTTCTATCGACCTACCTCGACCACCGCGGCGACGTGGTGCAGGGCGAGCTCCGCCTTCGCGCAAACGAGGGCGTTCTGGTGGAGCTCGCACCATGA